In Brachypodium distachyon strain Bd21 chromosome 2, Brachypodium_distachyon_v3.0, whole genome shotgun sequence, one genomic interval encodes:
- the LOC100825805 gene encoding kinesin-like protein KIN-14A, translating into MAEPPRVSFRDGRLASRKAEEAAWRRHQAAAWLESMVGPIGLSPCPSEQEFVAALRNGIVLCKAINKIKPGVVPKVVAYAPCDSQPSTAFQYFENIRNFLVAVQELKLPCFEASDLEKDNLDVASVGKIVDCVNSLKSYYERHGANGPFKNMKSPLALRSVGHLQSENVALGSSTPQKRLDLTQTIDAEGQSFQNVSPNMEEAIEKLQRIILDCMIGCKENLDQDVLRKNPVALVGKILSNQLEKEQFKPLLQLFSPEDSTIKNEQTQHIQCSNLQIENRMRLLEAHESEFLELKTMFQEVKVDFRSLQTQFQDDITELGLNIRGLSKAALGYNQAVKENRNLYNMLQEVRGNIRVFCRIRPLINSESISSIEYIGNDGSIMVCDPFKPQTTQRVFQFNKTFGPTTTQDEIYMETQSLIRSVMDGYNVCIFAYGQTGSGKTHTMCGPSGDSSSNDLGINYMALNDLFTISTSREDVKYDIRIQMVEIYNEQVRDLLSEDTSSTKIDIRTSSNGLFNLPDAKMCAVQSPSDVMNLMLLGENHRASSTTAMNNRSSRSHSILTVHVNGKDMSGNVSCSCLHLVDLAGSERVDRSEATGDRLKEAQHINKSLSCLGDVITALAQKNSHIPYRNSKLTQLLRSSLGGNAKTLMLAHISPEGESYVETLSTLKFAQRASTVELGTAHANKESNDIRELKEQVDTLKKALAAKELEKSSLKLKENTVMSERIKLLPERTPPRPRRLSLENVSSGKGSIAGKAPKSPISMMKFNRDHGASHDKECSTDGFSRTKYHRSVIQVSPTLSEGLAREKNEKIITTDDVVTFHQLPPDAYNQSKQSGLDSLQRTPCGPRYMSVETSQTCEPSDAKLDKPTTSNVTKKGSHLRRSIQSSIGKLIHGSERRNSPHSVQATPAKTTTQTNYDGPSPVTANARLMRRQSLTGLPPPSSRRTSLGGKSDLSVQNSQIIACAASEYKPLPFSWVRWPDQHQCSSDKRAKTPPPMNSGAKAKRWL; encoded by the exons ATGGCGGAGCCGCCGAGGGTGTCGTTCCGCGACGGCCGCCTCGCGTCGaggaaggcggaggaggctg CATGGAGGCGGCACCAGGCTGCAGCCTGGCTCGAGAGCATGGTTGGGCCCATTGGCCTATCCCCTTGCCCGTCAGAGCAAGAATTTGTTGCTGCTCTAAGGAATGGCATTGTCCTATGCAAGGCCATCAACAAAATAAAGCCAGGTGTTGTGCCAAAGGTTGTTGCATATGCCCCCTGCGACAGCCAGCCATCGACGGCTTTTCAGTATTTCGAGAACATCCGCAACTTCTTGGTTGCTGTTCAGGAGCTGAAGTTGCCATGTTTTGAGGCCTCTGATTTGGAAAAG GATAATCTTGATGTTGCCTCTGTGGGAAAAATTGTCGATTGTGTCAATTCTTTGAAGTCTTACTACGAGCGGCATGGAGCCAACGGGCCATTCAAGAACATGAAATCACCTCTTGCACTGCGTTCTGTCGGTCATCTTCAGTCTGAAAATGTTGCTTTGGGATCTTCTACCCCCCAAAAGCGTCTAGACTTGACACAGACTATTGATGCTGAGGGACAATCATTTCAAAACGTTAGTCCTAACATGGAAG AGGCAATCGAAAAACTTCAGAGGATTATTCTTGATTGCATGATAGGCTGCAAGGAAAATTTGGACCAAGATGTCTTGAGAAAG AATCCGGTAGCGCTAGTTGGAAAGATTTTATCAAATCAGCTGGAAAAGGAACAG TTCAAACCACTTCTTCAACTATTTTCTCCAGAAGATTCTACAATAAAAAATGAACAAACTCAGCATATTCAG TGTTCAAATTTGCAGATCGAGAATAGAATGCGCCTCTTGGAAGCACATGAATCTGAATTTCTG GAGCTCAAGACAATGTTTCAAGAGGTTAAAGTTGATTTCAGGTCTTTGCAGACCCAATTTCAAGATGACATCACTGAATTAG GTCTCAATATCAGAGGTCTTTCCAAAGCTGCTCTTGGTTATAACCAAGCTGTGAAAGAAAATAGAAACCTATATAACATGCTTCAAGAAGTGCGAG GAAATATCCGGGTCTTCTGCCGGATAAGACCACTTATAAACTCGGAGTCTATTTCGTCAATTGAATATATTGGAAATGATGGTTCGATAATGGTTTGTGATCCGTTTAAGCCACAAACTACACAGAGGGTCTTCCAGTTCAACAAAACATTTGGGCCAACAACCACTCAAG ATGAGATTTACATGGAGACACAATCTTTGATTAGATCTGTCATGGATGGTTATAACGTGTGCATATTTGCTTATGGGCAGACAGGTTCCGGCAAAACTCATACGATG TGTGGCCCGTCTGGTGATTCATCATCTAATGATCTGGGAATTAATTACATGGCGCTGAATGATCTCTTCACTATTTCAACCTCTAGGGAAGATGTAAAGTATGATATACGAATCCAGATGGTTGAAATATACAATGAGCAAGTTCGTGATCTCCTAAGCGAAGATACTTCAAGCACAAA AATAGATATAAGGACTTCAAGCAATGGTCTGTTCAACCTCCCCGATGCAAAGATGTGCGCCGTGCAGTCTCCTTCTGATGTTATGAATTTGATGCTGTTGGGGGAAAATCACCGTGCTTCTAGTACAACAGCAATGAACAATAGAAGCAGTCGATCTCATAG TATCTTGACTGTCCATGTAAACGGGAAGGATATGTCTGGCAATGTAAGCTGCAGCTGTTTGCATTTGGTAGATCTTGCAGGAAGTGAAAGGGTTGACAGGTCAGAAGCCACAGGGGACAGATTGAAAGAAGCTCAGCATATTAACAAGTCACTTTCTTGCCTAGGAGATGTCATCACTGCCTTAGCTCAGAAGAATTCTCACATTCCTTACAGAAATAGCAAACTTACCCAATTGCTACGGAGTTCGTTAG GGGGAAATGCAAAGACTTTAATGTTAGCCCACATAAGTCCGGAGGGAGAATCTTATGTAGAAACTCTTAGCACACTTAAATTTGCTCAAAGAGCTTCTACTGTTGAACTCGGAACTGCTCatgcaaacaaagaaagcaatgATATAAGAGAGCTTAAAGAGCAG GTAGACACTCTCAAAAAGGCATTGGCAGCCAAAGAATTGGAAAAATCATCACTTAAACTGAAGGAAAATACGGTAATGAGTGAGAGAATAAAGCTACTCCCAGAGCGTACCCCGCCAAGGCCGCGTAGATTAAGCCTTGAGAATGTTAGTAGTGGTAAAGGCAGCATAGCAGGAAAGGCACCAAAATCACCTATTTCAATGATGAAGTTCAACAGAGACCATGGGGCATCTCATGACAAGGAATGCAGCACTGATGGCTTCAGTCGCACAAAGTACCACAGATCAGTAATACAG GTGTCCCCGACATTATCTGAAGGGCTGGCTAGAGAGAAGAATGAGAAGATAATTACAACAGATGATGTGGTTACCTTTCATCAACTACCCCCTGATGCTTATAATCAGTCCAAGCAGTCAGGTTTGGATTCTCTCCAAAGAACACCATGTGGACCAAGGTACATGAGCGTGGAAACAAGCCAAACATGTGAACCTTCTGATGCCAAATTGGATAAACCCACCACAAGCAATGTGACGAAGAAAGGATCGCATTTAAGAAGGTCCATTCAGAGCAGCATAGGGAAACTGATTCATGGCTCTGAAAGAAG GAATTCTCCGCATTCAGTACAAGCAACTCCTGCTAAAACCACTACCCAGACAAACTATGATGGCCCATCTCCAGTTACTGCTAATGCAAGGTTAATGAGAAGACAATCATTAACAGGTCTCCCACCACCATCGTCTCGCAGAACCTCTTTAGGAGGAAAGTCAGATTTGA GTGTACAAAATAGCCAAATCATTGCATGTGCTGCCAGCGAGTACAAGCCACTGCCATTCTCCTGGGTTCGATGGCCTGACCAACATCAAT GTTCAAGTGACAAAAGAGCCAAAACACCACCTCCAATGAATTCAGGGGCAAAGGCAAAGAGGTGGCTGTAA